In Ascochyta rabiei chromosome 11, complete sequence, the following are encoded in one genomic region:
- a CDS encoding Glutathione transferase: protein MSNQQGAKITVYWLEKSRAQRVIWLLEELKLEYDIQVFKRDKDGRAGPELKKFHPLGRSPIIGITPAGSEKEIIVTESEAILDYVCDHFGPQLVPRRYPEGQEGVLGAETESWMRHKFLMGYAEGSFLTPLLVSLITAGIRSAPVPFFLRPITNGIANKVDSSYTNPEMTNHLDFLEGYLKSSPSQGEFFCSDSLTAADIMLHFALEGAVKRKALSEQSYPTLYKYVRRLQETASYKAAGNSVEKASGEKYVPFSEA, encoded by the exons ATGTCGAACCAACAAGGCGCAAAGATCACAGTCTATTG GCTCGAGAAGTCTCGCGCCCAGCGAGTCATCTGGCTCCTCGAAGAGCTCAAGCTTGAATATGACATCCAGGTTTTCAAGCGCGACAAAGACGGCCGCGCAGGCCCAGAACTGAAGAAATTCCACCCTCTCGGACGCTCGCCCATAATTGGAATCACGCCTGCCGGGTCTGAGAAAGAG ATCATCGTCACGGAAAGCGAAGCAATCCTCGACTACGTCTGCGACCACTTCGGCCCGCAGCTAGTCCCGCGCCGCTACCCCGAAGGCCAGGAGGGCGTTCTGGGCGCAGAGACCGAGTCGTGGATGCGGCACAAGTTCCTGATGGGGTACGCCGAAGGTTCATTCCTGACCCCGCTGCTGGTCAGCCTGATCACAGCGGGCATCAGAAGCGCCCCAGTGCCCTTCTTCCTGCGTCCCATCACCAACGGCATTGCCAACAAAGTCGACAGCTCGTACACCAACCCGGAGATGACGAACCACCTCGACTTTTTGGAAGGCTACTTGAAGTCCAGCCCGAGCCAGGGCGAGTTCTTCTGCTCCGATAGCCTGACGGCGGCGGATATCATGCTGCATTTTGCGCTCGAGGGCGCCGTCAAGAGGAAGGCGCTTAGTGAGCAGAGCTACCCCACGCTGTACAAATACGTCAGGAGGCTGCAGGAGACGGCCAGCTACAAGGCTGCGGGCAACAGTGTGGAGAAGGCGAGTGGGGAGAAGTATGTTCCCTTCTCTGAGGCTTGA
- a CDS encoding mitochondrial phosphate carrier protein — protein sequence MSTAPPPTATGSSKIDAAKAQIAAHSDPTAPTGAALYARFAFAGAVCCSVTHGALTPVDVVKTRIQLDPVTYNSGLIGGFRKVIANEGAGAVWTGFGPTAAGYFLQGAFKFGGYEFFKQQAINTIGYEAASNNRTGVYLASAACAEFIADIALCPLEATRIRLVSDPKFANGLIGGFSKILSTEGVGAFYSGFGPILFKQIPYTCAKFVVFEKVNEAIYTFVDKTKTSDGMQTVYNLASGLIAGFAAAIISQPADTMLSKINKTKGEPGEGTTSRLIKIAKELGLRGSYSGIGARLFMVGTLTAGQFAIYGDIKKVLGATGGVEISKTN from the exons ATGTCCACCGCTCCTCCCCCCACTGCCACCGGCTCCAGCAAGATCGACGCCGCCAAGGCCCAGATCGCTGCCCACAGCGACCCGACTGCCCCTACGGGCGCTGCGCTGTACGCGCGCTTCGCTTTCGCCGGTGCCGTCTGCTGCTCCGTCACTCACGGTGCCCTTACCCCCGTCGATGT CGTCAAGACCCGCATCCAGCTTGACCCCGTCACCTACAACAGCGGCCTGATCGGTGGCTTCCGCAAGGTCATCGCCAACGAGGGTGCTGGCGCCGTCTGGACTGGCTTCGGTCCCACCGCCGCCGGTTACTTCCTCCAGGGTGCCTTCAAGTTCGGAGGATACGAGTTCTTCAAGCAGCAGGCCATCAACACCATTGGCTACGAGGCTGCCTCCAACAACCGCACTGGCGTCTACCTTGCCTCCGCCGCCTGCGCCGAGTTCATCGCTGACATTGCTCTCTGCCCTCTCGAGGCCACCCGTATCCGTCTCGTTTCCGACCCCAAGTTCGCCAACGGTCTGATCGGTGGCTTCAGCAAGATCCTCAGCACTGAGGGTGTCGGTGCTTTCTACTCTGGCTTTGGTCCCATCCTGTTCAAGCA GATCCCCTACACCTGCGCCAAGTTCGTCGTCTTCGAGAAGGTCAACGAGGCCATCTACACCTTTGTCGACAAGACCAAGACCTCCGACGGCATGCAGACCGTCTACAACCTGGCCTCCGGTCTCATCGCCGGTTTCGCCGCCGCCATCATCTCCCAGCCCGCTGACACCATGCTGTCCAAGATCAACAAGACCAAGGGCGAGCCCGGTGAGGGCACCACCAGCCGTCTGATCAAGATTGCCAAGGAGCTCGGCCTCCGTGGCTCTTACAGCGGTATCGGTGCCCGTCTCTTCATGGTCGGTACCCTGACCGCTGGTCAGTTCGCCATCTACG GCGACATCAAGAAGGTGCTTGGTGCTACCGGAGGAGTCGAGATCTCCAAGACCAACTAA